Proteins from one Bos taurus isolate L1 Dominette 01449 registration number 42190680 breed Hereford chromosome 7, ARS-UCD2.0, whole genome shotgun sequence genomic window:
- the OR7A118 gene encoding olfactory receptor 7A17, with translation MAQGNQTRVSEFLLLGFSEDPELQPLIFGFFLSMYLITVFGNLLIILATISDSHLHTPMYFFLSNLSFVDIGFTSTTIPKMLWNIHTQSQVITYEACIFQMHFFTLFIGLDIFLLTVMAYDRFMAICHPLLYTVIMNPRLCALLVLMSWIISLLHSLLESLMVLQLSFCTVLEIPHFFCELHQMIQLANSDTFLNNMVMYFVAVFLAGGSLFGIIYSYSKIVFCIREISSSQGKYKALSTCASHLSVVSLFYCTGLGVYLSSAATHSSHSSVTASVMYTVVTPMLNPFIYSLRNKDLKRGLKMLFGKENIKVSIVLGLEKFL, from the coding sequence ATGGCACAAGGGAATCAAACAAGAGTTTCAGAATTTCTTCTCCTGGGATTTTCAGAGGATCCAGAACTGCAGCCCCTCATATTTGGGTTTTTCCTCTCTATGTACCTGATCACAGTCTTTGGaaacctgctcatcatcctggccACCATCTCTGACTCCCatctccacacccccatgtacttcttcctctccaacttATCCTTCGTAGATATCGGtttcacctccaccaccatcccaaagATGCTATGGAACATCCACACCCAGAGCCAAGTTATAACCTATGAAGCCTGCATCTTCCAGATGCATTTTTTCACACTCTTTATAGGACTGGACATCTTCCTCCTGaccgtgatggcctatgaccgcttcaTGGCCATCTGTCACCCCCTGCTCTACACAGTCATCATGAACCCCCGGCTCTGTGCACTGCTGGTGCTGATGTCCTGGATCATCAGTCTCCTGCATTCCTTGTTAGAAAGTTTAATGGTGCTGCAGTTGTCTTTCTGTACAGTCTTAGAAATCCCTCACTTTTTCTGTGAACTCCATCAAATGATCCAACTTGCCAATTCTGACACTTTTCTCAATAACATGGTAATGTATTTTGTAGCTGTGTTCCTGGCTGGTGGTTCCCTCTTTGGTATCATTTATTCATATTCTAAGATAGTGTTCTGCATACGTGAAATCTCATCCTCTCAGGGGAAGTATAAAGCACTTTCCACCTGTGCATCTCACCTCTCAGTTGTCTCCTTATTTTATTGTACAGGTTTAGGAGTGTACCTCAGCTCTGCTGCTACCCACAGCTCACATTCAAGCGTAACAGCCTCagtgatgtacactgtggtcacgcctatgctgaaccccttcatctacagtctgagaaataaagatttaaagaGGGGCCTGAAAATGCTCTttggaaaggaaaatataaaagtgTCTATTGTCCTAGGGCTTGAGAAGTTCCTGTGA